Genomic window (Chitinophagales bacterium):
GATCATGCGGGTAGCTGTAGGTATCCACAAGGGCGATATCGACTCAGCTATTGAGACCTATAACATGATGAGTGAGAAATGGTTTACCCATGCTACACCTACTTTATTTAATGCAGGTACGCCTAATCCGCAGCTTTCTTCTTGTTTTCTACTCACTACCAAAAATGATAGCATTGATGGTATATTCGATACGCTCAAGCAATGCGCCCAAATTTCTAAAAGCGCAGGTGGTATAGGTTTAAGCATACATAATATCCGAGCCAATGGTAGCTATATCAAGGGTACGAATGGTACATCGAATGGAATCGTACCTATGCTGCGTGTATTTAACGATACTGCGCGCTACGTAGATCAGGGAGGAGGCAAACGCAAAGGTGCTTTTGCTATATATCTTGAGCCTTGGCATGCCGATGTCTTAGACTTTCTTGACCTCAAAAAGAATAATGGTAAAGAAGAAATGCGTGCAAGAGATTTATTCTACGGCATGTGGATTCCAGACTTATTCATGAAGCGACTCAAAGTAGATGGAGATTGGTCACTATTCTGCCCTAATGAGTGTCCTGGTTTAGCGGACACCCACTCAGCAGAATTCGAAACGCTTTATGAAAAATATGAAGCAGAAGGAAAGGCCAAGAAAACTATTAAAGCATCTGAAGTTTGGTTGAAAATCCTCGCTTCCCAAGTAGAAACAGGTACTCCATATATTCTATACAAAGACCATGCGAATTCAAAATCAAATCAGCAAAATCTAGGAACGATTAAGAGTTCGAACCTATGCTGCGAAATCATAGAATACACATCAGAAGATGAGGTGGCTGTTTGTAACCTAGCATCTATCGCTTTGAATAAATTTGTGACAGAAGATAAAAAATACGATTTTAAAAAACTGGAAGAAGTGACCGCTCGTGTCACGAGAAATCTCAATCGTATCATCGATGTCAACTACTACCCAGTCATAGAAGCACAGAATAGCAATATGCGCCATAGACCGATAGGTATTGGAGTACAGGGCTTGGCGGATGCATTCATTTTAATGCGTATGCCATTCGAATCGGAAGCAGCTAAAAAGCTCAATAGAGATATTTTCGAAACCATATACTACTCCGCAATGAAGACGTCGATAGAACTTGCAAAAGAAGAAGGTAAATACTCTAGCTTTGAAGGGTCTCCGCTATCCAAAGGAATATTCCAGTTCGATTTGTGGAATGTCAATCCAGGAAATGAGCGATACGACTGGGAAAGCTTGAGAAAAGAAGTAATGGAGCACGGTGCTCGCAACTCACTCTTACTAGCTCCTATGCCTACCGCATCTACCTCACAGATATTAGGAAACAACGAGTGCTTCGAGCCTTATACCTCCAATATTTATATCCGTAGAGTGAATTCTGGGGACTTCATTATCGTCAATAAGCATTTATTGAATGACCTTGTGGACCTAGGTTTATGGTCAGAGGATTTGAAAAATAAAATCATAGCTGCCGATGGATCTATCCAAAATATCCAAGGCATTCCGCAGCATATCAAAGATCTCTACAAAACCGTATGGGAAATCAAGCAGCGCGTCATCATAGACATGGCTGCCGATAGAGGTGCCTTTATCTGCCAGTCTCAATCTATGAATATCCACTTAGAAAATCCGAATAACGCTATGCTCACGGCTATGCACCTGCATGCATGGGAAAAAGGATTAAAGACAGGAACTTACTATTTACGATCTAAAGCAGCTACTCGCGCGGCACAGGTGACTATCGAAAAAGAAGTAGCACAGCAGCCAGAAACCGAAGTAGTGCCAGAAACCAAGGTACAAACCATCAAAGAACCTGCTAAATTCGCAGCAGATGTTCTCGATAGCTTCACCGCCGAACCAGTCGTCAACGGCCCTGTATGCACCATGGAAGAAGGGTGTATTAGCTGTAGTGGGTAGGGGTTGGAAGTTTTTAGTTATTAGTTGCAAGGGATTAAACGCAAAGTGAGCAGAGATTAACAAAGGGTCTCTGTGCCACATTAGCAGAAAAAAGAGTAATAGCACAGACATCACTTCGTCTATGTCCGCGCCAGAAGGGATTAACATAAATTCAATCAGCAGAATTTACGAACTATTAGTTTAGTTAACGCCTTCGTCCATTATGGTATGAGTTATAACCATATCAACGCCCTGATAGGTGTTTCACCTTACACAAATATAAAAACTTATACCTTTGAAATAATCGCCTTAAAATATACCTTTCCACCCACTCTTGAAAGATAGTATTATGATGAACGAACAACTAAAAAGAATATTAGTTAAAATAGATCAACTCAAAGGATTGGATAGTTATTTTACTGTATTTGGCTCACAAGAACATAAATACCAACTAAATCATCCTGTCTCAATCGACAAAGTTCATGAATTTGAACGAAAATATGACATAAAACTGCCAAGAGAATATGTAGATTTTGTTACAATACTTGGTAATGGAGGCGCTGGACCGTTTTATGGACTCGAGCTATTTGAAAATTGTTTGTTTGATGATCTAAACTATAAATATGAAAATTCTTTGTTAAATCCAAGTAAGCCCTTTTTGTTTACAGAACCTTGGAACCCCCGATTTTCGACTAAATTCAGCAAAGATAATGCAGAAGAAAATGAAATAGAATATGCAAAATTTGAAGAGATATATTATAGCAAAGAACATATGAATGGAACTATTACTATATGTAATTATGGCTGTGGTGCAAGTTTGCACTTAATAGTCTATGGCAAAGAGTATGGAAATATATGGACGGATGACAGAGGAAGTGAGAATGGAATTTATCCTTCTTTTGAACTTGGGAATAACCAAAATATTTCCTTTTTAAATTGGTATGAGCTGTGGTTAGATAATTCACTTCAAAAATTCCTTGCCCCTACAGGTGGTTCTATCTGACTTAGAAAAAATCGGTTTCGTTTTTTGATATCCTTTGTAATTTTGTATATAGGTTACAGAGGTAAGATACGATGATAAAATGAATTTAAAGGAGCGGATTAGCATTGATGAATTGGATGGAAAGCGTTTCCAAATTCGACTCATAGAGCCATTAGAGGATCGAAAAGCTATTTTGACTCATTATCTTCATAACATCCAAAATGGGGTTTCAAAACACTACAAAAAAAACGCTTTAAAAGTCTTAAAAGAATACATAGACTATAAAGTCGAAAATGATAATATATCAATAGTTGCCGAATATGCCATTCAACAAATGTTATTTGAAGTCCAGAATGTACCTTTTCCGACACCAAAAAATTACACGTTTAAATTTATAGATTTATTTGCAGGAATTGGAGGTTTTAGGATTGCAATGCAAAATCTGGGTGGAAAGTGTGTATTTACAAGTGAATGGGACAAAGAAGCTCAGAAAACGTATAGAGCAAATTTTGGAGAAGTGCCTTTTGGCGATATAACTAAATCGCATGTTAAAAGTTATATTCCCAAAGAATTTGATGTTTTATGTGCAGGATTTCCATGCCAAGCTTTCTCAATAGCAGGCAAACGCGGTGGCTTTGATGATACAAGGGGGACGTTATTTTTTGATGTAGTTGAAATAATTAAGAAACATAAACCCAAAGCGATTTTTCTTGAAAATGTAAAAGGTTTGAGAAGCCACGATAAAGGGCACACTTTGGCAACTATATTGAATGTATTACGCAATGATTTAGGTTATTTTGTACCCGAACCTCAAATAATAAATGCTAAAGAATTCGGA
Coding sequences:
- a CDS encoding ribonucleoside-diphosphate reductase subunit alpha; this encodes MYVIKRGGNQEPVMYDKVTERVRKLCYGLNPEYVVPQRVTKYVISGIFDGVSTSQLDELAAQTAASMTPIHPDYAVLAARIAVSNLHKNTKKKFSEVVDDLYHYVQKETGAKAGLIADDVYEVVMANKDRLDAAIVHARDSFYDYFGFRTLEKSYLLKIDGKIAERPQHMIMRVAVGIHKGDIDSAIETYNMMSEKWFTHATPTLFNAGTPNPQLSSCFLLTTKNDSIDGIFDTLKQCAQISKSAGGIGLSIHNIRANGSYIKGTNGTSNGIVPMLRVFNDTARYVDQGGGKRKGAFAIYLEPWHADVLDFLDLKKNNGKEEMRARDLFYGMWIPDLFMKRLKVDGDWSLFCPNECPGLADTHSAEFETLYEKYEAEGKAKKTIKASEVWLKILASQVETGTPYILYKDHANSKSNQQNLGTIKSSNLCCEIIEYTSEDEVAVCNLASIALNKFVTEDKKYDFKKLEEVTARVTRNLNRIIDVNYYPVIEAQNSNMRHRPIGIGVQGLADAFILMRMPFESEAAKKLNRDIFETIYYSAMKTSIELAKEEGKYSSFEGSPLSKGIFQFDLWNVNPGNERYDWESLRKEVMEHGARNSLLLAPMPTASTSQILGNNECFEPYTSNIYIRRVNSGDFIIVNKHLLNDLVDLGLWSEDLKNKIIAADGSIQNIQGIPQHIKDLYKTVWEIKQRVIIDMAADRGAFICQSQSMNIHLENPNNAMLTAMHLHAWEKGLKTGTYYLRSKAATRAAQVTIEKEVAQQPETEVVPETKVQTIKEPAKFAADVLDSFTAEPVVNGPVCTMEEGCISCSG
- a CDS encoding SMI1/KNR4 family protein, with product MMNEQLKRILVKIDQLKGLDSYFTVFGSQEHKYQLNHPVSIDKVHEFERKYDIKLPREYVDFVTILGNGGAGPFYGLELFENCLFDDLNYKYENSLLNPSKPFLFTEPWNPRFSTKFSKDNAEENEIEYAKFEEIYYSKEHMNGTITICNYGCGASLHLIVYGKEYGNIWTDDRGSENGIYPSFELGNNQNISFLNWYELWLDNSLQKFLAPTGGSI
- a CDS encoding DNA cytosine methyltransferase gives rise to the protein MNLKERISIDELDGKRFQIRLIEPLEDRKAILTHYLHNIQNGVSKHYKKNALKVLKEYIDYKVENDNISIVAEYAIQQMLFEVQNVPFPTPKNYTFKFIDLFAGIGGFRIAMQNLGGKCVFTSEWDKEAQKTYRANFGEVPFGDITKSHVKSYIPKEFDVLCAGFPCQAFSIAGKRGGFDDTRGTLFFDVVEIIKKHKPKAIFLENVKGLRSHDKGHTLATILNVLRNDLGYFVPEPQIINAKEFGVPQNRERIYIVGFHEDTGVSNFQYPKPIKKKVKFADIKEKQVVPTKYYLSTQYVQTLVNHKARHEGKGNGFGYEIISDDGIANTIVVGGMGRERNLVLDNRITDFTPTTHIKGEVNREGIRKMTPREWARLQGFPDNFIIPVADASAYKQFGNSVAIPAIQATAKKILELILNK